ATGAGGCGACAAGAACGAGCCGCGCGGATAGTCCGCGCGAGTCGAATGCGTCGTGTTTTCTTCGGGGGCGAAAGAAAGCGTGATCGAAAAACAAGGAGCGGGCCGTGTGCTGGTGGTCGAACATCAGCCGACACGGCGCGCCGAATATGTACTGGCACTGGTCGAGGGGGGGTATGCCGTTCGTGCGGTGACCGGACCGCAGGAATGCCGCATGACGATGTCGCGCGAGGCGGTCGACGTCGTGCTGCTCGATCTCGACCATCCCGCGCTCGGTGCGCGCGACCTGCCGCGGCAACTGGGCACGACGGGCCGGGCGGGCCTGATCGGCGTCGGCACCGCGACTCGGCCCGAGGAGCGGATCGCCGCGATCGAGGCGGGGTGCGACGACCTGGTCGCGCTTCCTGTCCATCCGGGCGAGCTGTGCGCACGGACCGGCGCGCTGCTTCGCCGC
This is a stretch of genomic DNA from Sphingomonas sp. Y38-1Y. It encodes these proteins:
- a CDS encoding response regulator transcription factor; amino-acid sequence: MLVVEHQPTRRAEYVLALVEGGYAVRAVTGPQECRMTMSREAVDVVLLDLDHPALGARDLPRQLGTTGRAGLIGVGTATRPEERIAAIEAGCDDLVALPVHPGELCARTGALLRRRTRPRRFDLAGLLLDLDARTLSPPGGRPTPLTRGEFTLLELLTEAGGAVVGRETLCGAIARRGDEIDPRTADALVRRIRRKLEPLVEGPVIATVQGAGYRLAVSVRAR